TAACTTGGTACTACTTTGAGTGAGATCGTTTTTGTGAATCGTTGAGAACGAGCGGGATTAATTAATAAGGAACTTGAGATGGCAACGCTGGCAGTGATCGCTTATCCGAACGAAGAAACAGCCGAAGAGGTCCGGCTCAAGCTCATCAAAATGCAGAAAGACTATCTGCTCGACCTCCGCGATGCGGTGGTTGTGGTGCGCGACGAACAAGGCAAGATCCGCCTGCGGCAGATGTTCAATATGACGGCCGCCGGAGCCGTCACCGGCGGATTCTGGGGAACGCTGGTCGGCATGATCTTCCTGAGTCCGTTGTTCGGTCTGGCTGTTGGAGCCGCCTGGGGCGCTGCCTCGGGGGCACTCACCGACATCGGCATCGACGACGACTTCATGAAGAAACTGGCCGAAACCCTGACGCCGGGCACCGCCGCATTGTGCGTGCTGCTCCACTCCGAGGCTCCGGACAAGGTGGTCGAAGAAATCCGCCAGTTCGGCGGCACCGTCATCAAGACGAACCTGAGCCACGAAAACGAAGACAAGCTGCGGGTCGCCCTGGGCGGAACACCTGCCTGAGACGTGGATGCACGTTAACGCGATCAAAGGCCGGTTTCCCAAGAACCCGGCCTTTTGTCGTTTGTGAAACCATCTGGAGGCGTCACAGGTATTTGAGTTAACTCAATGCGGCCGCTTCGTTCGCAACCGATCTGTAGGAATGACATGCAAGCACCGTTGAAATCGCTGGTCTGGGCTGTTTGTCTCTGCACGCTTCTTGGTTTCGTGGGGGAGGCCGCGACGACGTCGGCCGCGGAACCGGTCGTCCCGCCGGGCATCACGCTGGAACGAGGAATCGTCTTTGGGAAGGGGGGCGAGCAGGAGCTGAAGCTCGACATCGCATACCCCAAGTCTACCGACGGGCAATTGCCTGCGCTGGTGTTCATTCACGGGGGCGGCTGGGTCGGCGGGGATCGCGAGGCGTTCCTGCCGCTGATCGTGCAGTTCAGTCAGGCGGGCATCGTCTGCCTGACGGTGGACTATCGGCTGGCGCCGCAACATCGCTTTCCGGCTCAACTGGAAGACGTCAAATGTGCTGTGCGCTGGCTCAGGGCGAATGCGGAGAAGTATCACGTCGATCCGCAGCGCATCGCCGCATTTGGCGCCTCCGCCGGCGCCCATCTGGCCGCCTTGTTAGGAACCACGAACGGCGACGCACGTTGGGAAGGGTCAGGCGGAAATGCCGACCAGAGTTCGTCCGTCTGCGCAGTGGTCGGTCTGTCCGGCGCCTATGACCTGACCTTAGGGTACGAGAACAGCGTGAAGCAGAGCTTCTTCGAAGGCCGGTCGGTTCGCGGTATGCTCGAATCGTTTCTCGGCGGCAAACCGGCTGACAAGGGGGACGCCTATCGCTCGGC
This window of the Planctomicrobium piriforme genome carries:
- a CDS encoding alpha/beta hydrolase; the encoded protein is MQAPLKSLVWAVCLCTLLGFVGEAATTSAAEPVVPPGITLERGIVFGKGGEQELKLDIAYPKSTDGQLPALVFIHGGGWVGGDREAFLPLIVQFSQAGIVCLTVDYRLAPQHRFPAQLEDVKCAVRWLRANAEKYHVDPQRIAAFGASAGAHLAALLGTTNGDARWEGSGGNADQSSSVCAVVGLSGAYDLTLGYENSVKQSFFEGRSVRGMLESFLGGKPADKGDAYRSASPVEHVQATTPPMILVHGTADTLVPIEQSEVMEQKLKAAGVDVEFFRLEGGTHSSFGKDAQQSMLKISESIRARLQPAAAK
- a CDS encoding DUF1269 domain-containing protein, whose translation is MATLAVIAYPNEETAEEVRLKLIKMQKDYLLDLRDAVVVVRDEQGKIRLRQMFNMTAAGAVTGGFWGTLVGMIFLSPLFGLAVGAAWGAASGALTDIGIDDDFMKKLAETLTPGTAALCVLLHSEAPDKVVEEIRQFGGTVIKTNLSHENEDKLRVALGGTPA